Below is a genomic region from Rickettsiales bacterium.
CGGCTTTTACCAGCGACACCAGCTCAGGAGCTGCCTTATTCGCCTCAAATGCATGCCAAGGAATATCGTCAAGCGACCACGTTGCCATGTCTACCTCAAATTACCGATGCTAAAACAGGCATCGTAAGCAGGGCGCAGACAATGTCAACCTCAGAAACCTCAGTCAATCAGGATAAATCGAAGATTAAGCGGCAGGCATTCTGATCTTCCAGGCGATTCCCAGCCAGGACATGATCTTGATTACCCAGTAGCTTATATCGATCTGCCACCAGCGCAGGCCGTGCTTGGCCGAAACAGGGAAAGCATGGTGATTGTTATGCCAGCCTTCGCCAAGCGCCAGAATCCCGAACAGGAAGTTATTGCGGCTCTGGTCGGTGGTCTCGAACTCCCTGCCGCCCCACAGGTGACAGATGGAATTGATGCCCCAGGTCACGTGATGCACAAGAAATACTCTCGCCAGTCCGCCCCAGATAAAGCCTATGAATGCGCCATCCCATGAGCGGGTAATCAGCGCGCCGATTCCGGCGGGTACCAGCAGGCCAACCAGTGCCCATAGCGGGAAGAGGTCGCTTAAGGTACGCAGCAGTTTGCTGCGCTGGAGATCTTTTACATAGCGGTACAGTTCCGGAGGATCCGGTTCAAAAAACCAGCCGATATGGGCATGCCATGCGCCGCGTATCCAGTTGAGCAAGCCTTTGCCAGCGTTAACGGGTGAATGCGGATCGTCATCCAGATCGCTGTGCTGGTGATGCATGCGGTGCATCGCGACCCATTTCAGCATCGGTCCCTGCAGCGCCATCGATCCCAGAATGACGAAGATGGATTGGACGATGGGATGCGTTTCAAACGCGCGGTGGGTAAACAGGCGGTGGAAGCCAACCGTAATCCCCAGTACTGTCAGCACATACATGCTGACAAGCAGGGACAGATGCAGCCAGCCGAAGCCGTAATACCACAACGAAATAATGCCGACGATCATGCCGATAAACGGTATGACGACGACACCAAGCGTGCCGGTCATAACGCCATAATCTTGCCATAACGTCGGGGATTTTGGGGCTGGCCGGACTTCTTCCGGCACAGAAGAAAGAGAAGCAGTAAGTTCAGTCAATGTCGGTATCCTTCTAATGTTCTTCTAATAATACTCCTGTTTATAAAAACAATCAACGAGGCAATTATAGATAGTTACATAAAGGAAAAAAATTGTTGCAGTCAGTATACAGAAATACAAGCCGCTGAACGGTATGTAAATTCTGGTGTGCAGATGCATAATATTTCCGGCAATGCTTTGAAATAATCCCGTCATAATACGCCACTATGTCGGGCAACGCGTTTGACGGCTTGATGGGGGCGTGTTATGCAAGGCAGATTAATATGCGGTATACGATATGATGATGAGAAACGGCAGGACGCTGTCGCTGCTTACAGTTCTGCTGTTGAGTGCACCCTTAGTGGCATGGCCGGCGCAACATTCGCTTAGCGACCGCGAACTGGAAGCAATGGCAGGCAGTAAATACGTATCAGGAGAGCTTCCGCTTGGCGACGGGCATTATGTGACGGATGTGCCGCGCAAGGGCTATATTTATTTGTGCCATCCGATGCGTGGTGGGGGGGGCGGTGCCCAGCACGTCGGAAGCTGGATCCACGGCAAAAGCTGGAACTTCAATCAGAAAATTGCGGTGCAGGGCAGGATGATGTGGCGTGAGGCGCAATTCAGCGACACGCTGAAGGATAGTTTGCGTGTGCTCACAGGCAACGGATTACCGATAGGCGCTACGACGGGAATCTTTCCCGTGCAGCCAGCCGACCCCGCTTATGCGTATGACCGCAATCCCAATCATATCCAGCAGCAGTCGCTGCAGGATACATTGCCGGTTAACCCCACTTATTCCGATACGCCTTACTGCATGGGCGGTGAGGCTGGGATCATGTTGAATGGCGTGCCACTCTTTAACGGATTTGATGCCGGTATGCGCGATGCTGCCGCGCATGAAATACAGGATTCCTGTAACGGACATCCCCAGCGCTCCGGCCAGTACCATTACCATAGCCTGAGTTCCTGTATCAGGGATGTCAGCGAACAGCGCGTCATCGGTTTTGCGCTGGATGGTTTTCCCATCACCGGCCCGGAAGTGTCACCCGGAAAATACCTGACCACGGATGATTTGGATGAATGTCACGGCATTACCAGCGAAATCGTTCTGGATGGTAAGAGAACCATGACCTATCACTATGTGATGACAATGGATTTTCCCTATTCGGTGAGCTGCTTCCGTGGTAAACCGTCGCGCACTGGTCCTGCGGACAGCGGACGAACAGAAGAAAGCCGCCCTCCGCAGCGAGAGGGGCAGGAGCATGGACATATGCCGCCGCCTGAGGCAGTGCAGGCATGCAATGGAAAAACACAAGGCGCAGAATGCGGTTTCATTTCGCCACGGAGAGATAAAATCGCCGGCCGGTGCGACACGCCGCCCGGAAGCGGCGTGCCAGCTTGCATCCCGGATCGTAGACCTTAGCGGGTGCTTTTAGTAATTGTGAGATGAATGGCGTTCGCCGTTGATTGGTGAGCGCTGCATTCATACCCCAAAGCGGAAAGGTTCAGGCCCTCAAACAGATTCTCGCCTGTTCCCAGGAACACCGGTGACATAGCGATGTGAAGGTTATCCACCAAGCCTGCACGCAGATACTGTTTCAGGGTGGAAACGCCGCCGCCGAGCCTGATGTCTTTGCCGTTTGCAGCCTCTTTCGCCTGTTTCAGCGCCGCTTCAATACCATCGGTGACAAAGTAGAAAGTCGTTCCACCTTCCATGACAATGGGAGCCCTGGGATAATGTGTGAGTACAAACACCGGGACATGGTAAGGAGGATTATCGCCCCACCAGCCTTTCCATTGATCATCCGGCCAAGCTTCTCTGACAGGACCAAACATGTTTCTGCCCAAGATCCAAGCTCCAATGTTGTCAAAGCTGCGTTCGGCAAAGTCATTATCCACGCCTGTTTCGCCACCTTCCTGACCAAACATGGTCCGAAAATATTTGGTTGTGACCATCCATTTATGCAGAGCCTCCCCATTGATTCCGAGTGGACTCTTAAGGCTTTGATCAGGGCCTGCGCCATAGCCATCTAACGAGATGGAGAAGCAGCGCACTATAAGTTTAGACATGGGTGAAACCTTTTCTGAAATAAGTATATGAAAATTTAGGCAACCTTGATTTCGCTGTCGCTGATCAGATAGACTTCCAGCTTGTCGAAAGAGCCCTTCCAGCCTTGCGTCATGCCGGTTCTTCCATTGCGGAAGGTTTCGATTTCTGCCGTCGTCGCATCGCCTACCACTTCCCACAGTACCGAAACGCGTGTCTGGTTAGGGGCTTCTTCTGCGAACAGGACGGTTGTGCGCATCGTTTCCGGCCATGTCGGCGCCATGGGATGACGTGCGACATTCTCATTCTCATCACTGAAGCGTTGAGTGTAAACAAGACGGTCAGGTCGCTTGATCTCCTGATAGCTTACATTGCCGTACATCGTCATCTTGCCGTCATTCGATGTCATGGCATAAAAGCTGTTGCCGCCTTCGCGGATATCAGCGCGGATAAACTGCATCGTAAATCCGGTCGGTGCAAGCCACTGAGTGAAATGATTCGGGTTCGTCCACATTTCGAACATGGTTTCCAGAGGAGCATCGAATGTGCGGTTGATAACAAAAATTTCCTGGCCTGAAGAGGATTTCTCCAGATATTCCGCAAGACGGTCCCAGGTGGAGTTGCCGCTGGCCTTCTTGATGATTTCCTTGGTCTCCTTGAGAGCTTCAGCGGAAGGCAGCGCCATGCACATGTCCATCGTGGTCTTGCCTTTCTTCTCGCTGAACAGCACCGTCACGCGGAACATGGGGGGCTGGTCTTCATTGCCGCCATGGTCGTAAACGAGCTTGGAATAAGGCTCCACTTCGAAATACTTTGTGCTGTTAGGATAGTTTATGCCGTCCGGCCCGTGCATGGTGTAGACCCAGCTTCCACCCGGGCGCAGGTCTTTGCTGTGAGTGGTAATCGTAAAACCGCGCGGGCCCCACCACTGTGCTGCCTGCTTCGGATCGGTCCATGCGTCCCATACGGCTTTAACGGGCGCGTCATAGACACGTGTGATCCTGAGTTCATTTGGATTTTGGTTTGCGGTCATGGTGAGTTCCTTTCTTGGTTGATGATGTTTTAGTCTGGTTAGTCGTCACAGTTTTCAGGTATTCACCGAGACGGTCGAAGCTTTCTTCCCAGAAGGCGCGGTATTGCTCCATCCAGTTAGTCGCATCTTTGAGCGGCGCCGCATTCAGTTTACAGGGACGCCACTGCGCTTCTTTGGTCTTGGTAATCAGCCCTGCCTTTTCCAGCACCTTCAGGTGCTTCGTGATCGCGGGCAGGCTCATATCCTGCAAGAAAGGCTTTGCCAGTTCGGAAACGCTGGCTTCCCCTTTGGAAAGACTTGCAAGCATGGCCCGTCTCGTCGGGTCGGCAAGGGCGGAAAATACCTGGCTCAGATGGTCCTGCATATTTAACCGTTAGATTAATTAACTGATTGGTTAAATATAAGTCGAAACGCTCTTGCTGTCAATACGGAAATGGCAGATGCCGTAAGGGCTCTTAAAGCAATGATAATTGCACGTCCTGACGCTTGAAGTGAGCGGTGGAAAGAATGGAAGAGCGTTTATCCAGCCCGTTGGCTTTCCGGGCCTGTGCAAACATCTGCGCGATATGATCGGCATACGTACCTTCGCCTTTCATACGGCTGCCGAAATCGGAATCGTAAAGTTCGCCGCCGCGCACATCGCGTATGCGGTTAAGCACTTTTTCCTTCCGCATCGGATAATGTTCTTCCAGCCATTTCTGGAATAAATCCTTTACGCTGTGGGGCAGCCTGAGCATAACATAATGCGCCGAGCGCGCACCGGCATCGGCAGCGCTTTTGAGAAGCGTTGGAATTTCATGTTCTGTGAGACCGGGAACGATGGGGGCCATATTAACGCTCACCGGAATGCCAGCCGCGCTTAACTCTTCGATCGCCTGCAGTCGCCGCTTGGGTTGGGAAGCGCGTGGCTCCATCTTGCGTGCAAGTTCGCTGTCCAGCGTCGTAATGGAGATAACGACATGAATGGCGTCATAAGAAGCAAGCTCTTTCAGGACGTCGATATCACGTGTGACGAGATGATTCTTCGTAATGATCGCAGCCGGGTTCCGAAACTCCGCCAGCACCTGCAGGCAGCTTCGCGTAAGTTCCATTTTTCGTTCCAGCGGCTGATAACAATCCGTTACGCCGCTGAGTATAATAGGCTGTGGTTTCCAGCTTTTCTTGCGCAGCTCTGCGCGCAGCAAGGCAGGCGCTTCCGTTTTGACAAATAGCTTGCTCTCGAAATCGAGCCCGGCGGAGAGGCTGAAATATTCATGCGTCGGCCGCGCATAGCAGTAGATGCAGCCATGCTCGCAGCCGCGATAAGGATTCAGTGAAACCGAGAACCCCACATCAGGGCTGTCGTTACGTGCAAGGATGGAGCGCGACGCATCTCGGAAAACCTGAGTTTCTACCTGCTGCGCGTCCTCCTCTTCGTAAACAACCTCAATCCGCTCAAAACGCCCTTTGGCAAGCTCGCCGGTGCCGCGTCCTTTCACATTCTTACGTGCCGCCTGGAACGTATCGTCCATATATTTTCTCCTGCAGTATTAGGGGGAATTATGATTAATGTACACTAATCATAATCAAAATACTACACGAAAATTCGAAGAGTTATTAACGCTGCATTCGTGGGCTGGTAGGTGATTGGAGCGACCGGTACGCATCGTATAAAGGTTTCGCCGTACAGGCTTCCGTGAACATATCCAGCGCCTGTCCTCTGTGGGATTGCAGTGTGAATAGATTCGCCATCCAGATATGACGCTCGCGAAACATGGTAAACATAGACTTCACATAAGCTTCCGTAAAAGTGGGGCTGTATTGCTGATCATTAGCTTGGTTGATGGTGAAATTATATTCGCTGTCCGCGATGCGGATCTGAGATGCCAAAGGAATACCCGCCGGATCATTCACTCCGGCAAAGGTCTGGTCAATCACCCGATGAAGATTATCATAAAAGATGCCCCACCCATTTACGGCGCTCTGCATAGCCGCGACACTAGCATTCTGCTGTTCAGTCAGGTAAGTGTGCGTGCTGATGAAATCGGGAATATAATCTCGGTTGCCGGATTGCTGATAGGCAAGCTTTACCGAATCCAGAAAATTCTTAATCCAGCCTATATCTTCCGGATAACTGTTAGCGAGAGCAGGGCCGCCTATATAGATTTCAAACCCCAGGGAGCGGGCGTAGGCTTTAAGCTGCGGTACCGTCTGCTCCCAGTAACGTGCGTAGGTAATACCGTCCCACTTGCAATAATTGTCGGGCTCGTTGGCAAATTCATAAAGCTGCACTCTGCTGCCTGCAACCTGGATAATGTTCTTGAGCCACTCCAGATTCCAGGCGTTAGGTGCACCGTTACATTGTTTATCCCAGATGGGCGGCAGCTTAATAATAGGGTAAGCGCCCACAGCACGCATGCCGTCAATGGCGTGGCTGAAGCGCGTAACCGCTTCTCGTGTATCCAATTTTGTCCAGTTGCCGAAACGTATGACGCGAATCCCCGCATCTTTTATCTTATGACGGCAAGCTGGGAGGGTGATTGCAGTGCCGCCGTCCGTATCCCATGCGCCGATTTCAGAGCCGTAAATAAAATCCGTTCGGCTGAAAACGGAGCGGTCAAGCAGCGGCAGCATATCGGCTTGTGCAGGCAGAAGGAAAGCCAGAAGCATAATCGCCGTTGTAAAAACACAGGACGCAAAGGTCATTTTCATTATTGAAACCGGAATGAAAGGGCGCAATTAGGTTTGGTGGCATTCTGTTTCAGCGAATAGGTCTGAACACCTGCTACGTTATTATTGTCATAGCAGTTCGTGGTAGCATAAGCCGTAGCCGTCGTAGAGGTCAGGCAATCGCCCGTGCCGCCGTTTGCACCCTGATTGCCCGCGCCAGCCGCCCAAATGCTGTTGGAAGTGGAAATGTTTCCATTCAGGTAACAGGCGGTAACTGAGCCGGATTGCGGCATGCCGTCATCCGTTTTCTTATCGATATTATAGGCTTGTACCACCGAGAGGCCCGGATCGGTGCCGCCCACCAGAAACCACCCGACATTGGAGGCGGACGAAATACCGAAATAATTCGTGCCGGAAGTGCTGTAAGTATAAACGAATATAGAGGAAGCAAGCTTGGAAGCGGGAAGAACGGCAGGATAATAAATGGCAGTATTGGTAGTTTCGCTGGGAGCAGCTCCGCCTGAAGCACTAAAGCCATCCACAAGGCTGGCGTAATTCAGATCCTGCCAGAAGACGAGCGTTTCACCGCATCCTTCTTCAATGCCCAGATTGCTTCCGGCGGTATTATTGCAGTTCCCTTCCAGTATGCCGTTGCCATCGCCTTCACCTGCCAGACTTCCGCGGGCGATGGGAAAACCGAAATTGCTGGCGGCGGGATTAGGAATATCGCCTGGAAGATATCCATATTTGTTTTGGAATGTGCGGACAGCGGTATGGTATTTTTCGATCTGGGAAATCTGTGCGCGTATCGCAGCGGCATCGATAAGATCCCTGCCTGTCAGAATACCTCCGACGATCAGCCCGACAATGACCAGGACGATACTCAGTTCGATAAGCGTAAAACCTTGCGTTGTGCCCCGGCGGGCGGAAGAGTACATGTAATGCAGGTATGGCTCTGTTTTTGTCCCACAATTGTACAGATAACAATCTGTCTTTTCAATAAGAATCAGAATTATTCTTAAGATTTTATAATTTTTTAATTCATTCCCGGCAAAGCTGACTCGTTATTTTATCGAATATTTTAAATAATAGAATCAGGATCGAATCTCAGGCGTAAGAACAGATAAATCATAAGAAATCTGGATGCAGACAGTTTTCTAACGCCTTTTTTAAAAGTGGAGTTATAATGCATCAACAATTTATGAAAAACATGCGGATACATGACCGCAGGCAGGCAGGTCTGGAACTTGCTAACCGTCTGGCCGCGCATGCCTATGAATCTGAGACGCTGGTGTTAGCACTACCGCGTGGCGGTGTGCCGGTCGCCTTTGAGATTGCCAGAAAATTGCACCTTCCGATGGACGTATTCCTGGTTCGAAAACTCGGCTTGCCGGGCCACGAAGAACTTGCCATCGGCGCTATTGCGGACGGAGGAATGCGCGTATTAAACGAGGATGTACTTTCTTATCTACCGGTGGATAAAGTCGTTATTGATTATATCGCGGCCAAGGAAGAACAGGAGCTCGAACGTCGCCGCCGGACATACCGCGACGATAAGCCATTTCCTGCCGTGACAGGTAAACAGATTATTCTGGTGGATGACGGACTCGCCACCGGTTCCACCATGCGTGCTGCCCTAAAAGCATTAAAGAGGATGAAACCCGGACGCATTATCGTAGCTGTTCCCGTAGCGCCTGAAAGTGCGCTTGCCGATTTGCCGGGAGCGGATGAAACAATATGCCTGATGATGCCGGAGCCTTTTTATAGCGTTGGTGTCTGGTATGAGCAGTTCGATCAGACGAGCGATCAGGAGGTTCTGCGCTCGCTGCATGAAGCAGAGCGATTTATACCGTCGGAGGCAGCATGAATGAGGACCGGATAGCCGCCGAACTGGATCGTTATGCAACACGCCTCACCGGCGGCACGGATGACTATGACGAAATTATCAGCATGGCGAAGAACGCACGTTTCGTGCTGATCGGGGAAGAAAGCCACGGAACCCATGAATTTTACAATATACGCGCCGCTATTACGCAGCGCCTCATCACAGAACTTGGATTTACAGCCGTAGCAGTGGAAGCGGACTGGCCCGATGCTTATCGGATTAACCGATATGTGCGCGGCGATACTACTATCGATAACGCAGAGGATGCCTTAAGCGATTTCAAACGTTTTCCGCAATGGATGTGGTGCAATACCGAGGTAAGGAATTTCATCAACTGGCTTTATGATTATAACCATCTGACCAATAGCGATGTGCCGCAGGTAGGTTTTTACGGGCTTGATCTGTATAGCCTGAATAATTCCACCGAAGCGGTAATCCGCTATCTGGAAAAGATTGATCCGGAAGCGGCCAAACGCGCAAAGAACCGGTATGGTTGCTTTGACGCCTATGGCAACGACCCGCAAGTCTACGGTTATGCTACGGCACTTGGCGTCGATGAAAACTGCGAACGTAAAATCATTGAACAACTGCGGGAATTACAGGAAAATACGTTCAAGTATATGCAGCGAGACGGTGCGCTGGCAGGGGAAGAATTTTTCTCCGCCGAACAAAATGCCAGGGTAGTGGCAGATGCGGAGAATTATTACCGTGCACTGTTTAAAGGCAGGCCCAGCAGCTGGAATATTCGCGATACGCATATGGCTGATACGTTGGATAAACTGGCGGAATATCTTACCAAGCGGCATGGAAAACCAGCGAAAATCGTGGTCTGGGCGCATAATTCGCATATAGGCGATGCCAGCGCAACGGATGCCGGTAAGCGCGGTGAAACCAATATCGGGCAATTAACGCGTGAACGCCATGCCGCAGAAACATTGCTGATCGGATTCTCCACTTATAACGGCACAGTTACCGCTTCATCCGATTGGGACGAACCCGAAGAGCATAAGCGCGTGCGCAATGCATTACCGGGCAGTGTGGAAGAATTGTTCCACCGCGTAGAGGTGGATAATTTCCTGCTCGACCTGCGCGCCAATACCGAGGTAAGGAAATTGCTAAGTGAGCCACGGTTGCAGCGCTTTATCGGCGTCATTTACCGCCCGGATACGGAGCGCTGGAGCCATTATTACAACGTAACCCTCCCGCGTGAATTCGACTGTATTATTCATCTCGATCACACTAAAGCGCTTCACCCGCTGACGCCCGGCCATTTATGGAAAAATGTGCCGTACGCAGCGGAGGAGACCTATCCCACAGGGTTGTAAATATGCCGGGAAACAAATAGCCGGCAAACAATCAATACTAATGGCTTCCAAAATACGAACGGGCTTCCTCCGCAGTGATTCGGAAGAAGCCCGTATGCATATGAACACCAGTTCCTATGCGTCCTGTGTTACGCGTTTGGTCTTGCCTGCTCCCGGTCCTGCTCCGAGGTCCGCGCCGGTGGTCGGGTTGCGCGAGGGATCGGAAAGCGTGCGCGCTTTAAGCTGTTCTTCCAGCTTCCGTTCATTTCCGCTGAGTTTTGCGCTGGCAGTTCCATCCCCGCCATCGACCGCCATCTGCTCTTCGGGATCATCGATAAATTCCCACTGATCGCCCTCATTCCATGGACCGCGCATATCGCCTTCACCTTGCGACATGTTGTAATATTTATTGGTAAACTCGGGCATTCCCGGCCTCTTGCCCGGCGGGAAATTAGGCTGCATGGCATAAAGCGCTTTCTCAAAGGATTTTTGATGTGCTATTTCACGCGTCATAAGGAAACCGAGCGCGTCTTTGACTCCCGGATCGTCACAGAGATTCATAAGCCGTTCATAGATAATCTTCGCGCGAGCCTCAGCCGCGATATTGGAGCGGAAATCTGCTGCAGGTTCAGCGCGCGAATCCACATAAGCCGCAGTCCAGGGCACACCTGCGGAGTTAGTAAGCGCTACGCCGCCGCCATAAAGCAGTGCCGTTGTGTGGCTATCCGTGCCTCCGGTAATATCGGCCATGAGCTCTGCGGCTTCCATGCCTTCAGCCATTTTGCCTTTAACGCCTTTGTTCAGCATGACGACCAGACTGCCCACAACTTCCAGATGGCTTAATTCTTCCGTGGCAATATCCAGCAGCATGTCTTTTCGGCCTGCATCGCCCTCTGCCAGTCCCTGGCTGAAATAGCGCATAGCGGCAGCAAGCTCGCCGTCCGGCCCGCCGAATTGTTCGAGAATAAGATTCGCCATGCGCGGATCGGTTCTATCGACTCGTACAGTGTACATAAGACGTTTATTATGCATGAACATAAAATGCTCCTTCGGTAAGTAAGAAATGGTACTGAAAGGCTGCAAGCGGCAGCAGGCTTCTATCGTGAGAAGGCAGCCGGGAAAGCGGCTGTGAAGTCTCTATAAGCACACCATGATAACGATAAAAATTCGATGCGGGCAAAGCTCGCTTCCGGTAAAGTAATTCAGTACGTTTGCGACGATTCTACATAAAAAATTATGCAGTAGTTTCTGTCCATCATCGTTTCTTTATTTCCGCGTTCCTACCTTGTTAAATTGCCAACGGTCATTCGTAAAAAGGCGTAAGACATGCAATCCGATACGATAAGTTCCAACGCTATTTCCGAAAGTCCTGATTTCATTGAAATACGCAGGATTGTACCGGTTCATGCCGGTGCAGGAGTGATTACGCGAATTAAGCGATATGCCGGAGTGGGGTTCCTCATTGCTGTGGGTTATATGGACCCGGGGAACTGGGCAACCGATATCGAAGCAGGCTCACGTTTCGGCTATAACCTCATTGGAGTCGTTTTTCTCTCCGGCCTGATCGCCATGCTGATGCAGACGCTTTGTGTGCGGCTGGGAGTGGCATCGGGCAAGGATCTGGCGCAGTTATGCAGAGAGCGTTTTCCCGCCAAAGTGAATAAGACGCTGTGGGTTTTAGCCCAGACCGCAATCATTGCCTGCGATTTTGCAGAAGTGCTGGGGACGGCTCTGGCCATAAAACTGCTTTTCGGATTGCCTTTGACGGTAGGAATCCTGATTGCCGGATGCGATATATTCATCCTGCTCTATCTGCAGGGAAAAAATATGCTTCGTATCGAGCATATTGTTTTGCTGCTGGTGATGGTCATTAGCGTCGCGTTCGCCGCTGAAATAGTGTTCAGCAAGCCGGACTGGAGCAAAGTCGCGAGTGGGTTTCTGCCTTCTGCTGAAACATGGAAGAGCCCGCAAGCCTGGTATATTGCAATCGGCATATTAGGTGCCACCGTTATGCCGCATAACCTTTATCTGCATTCCTATGCGGTCAGGAGCAGGGAAGTGAAACAGGGACTGACGGCAAAAACAGATACGATCAGACTGCTGATACTGGATACGATTATAACGCTGGGACTGGCATGCTTTGTGAATGCCAGCATTCTGCTCGTCACTGCCAGCGCTTTCCATTTTACAGGCCATAGCGACATCGTAGAAATTCAGGACGCATACCGTATGCTTTCACCTGTACTCGGCGCAGCAATGGCAAGCGGTATATTTGCACTGGCATTGTTTGCGTCCGGGCAGAGCTCGACACTGACAGGCACATTGGCAGGCCAGGTGATTATGCGGGGATTTCTCAATTTGCGGATTCCCGCCTGGAAACAGCGCTTCTATACGCGAATGATGGCGGTGCTTCCGGCGTGGATATGTATTGCGATAATGGGGGAAGGAAGCGTAGGAAAGTTGCTTGTCTTCAGCCAGGTCGTACTGAGCATGCAGCTTCCTTTTGCGATTATCCCGTTGCTGCTGTTCAATACGGATCGCAGCATCGTGGGGAACTGGGCGATGTCAGGAATGTTGCGCACCGTTAGCTGGTGCACAGGTTTAGGTATCGCAGCCGCCAATCTTTTTCTCATTGCCAGTGTGCTATAGTTTTTACCGCATTTTAATACTTCCAGCCTGAATCTGTATCGGAATTACATCGAACTCCTCTTAACGTCGGGATGGCTGTGAATGCAGCCAATGTATTTTCTCATTATTCAAAAAGGAGGAAGTTATGTCTAACAATCAGTCTCAGGGTGGCAATCGCCAGGGCAGCAATCTTTCAGGCGCTGCAGAAAAGATGCGCAGCGGCAATCCGCGGGAACGCAGCGAAGGCGCACAGGAAATGGGCCAGAAGGGCGGCCAGAGCCACAAGAATAACAACAATTCTTCCGGCAACCGCTAAGTAGCGCATGGGGCAGCTCAATCAGCTGCCCCAAACACATAAAGGGCTAAGGAGAACGATCATGGCCAATGAAGATGAAAATGCAAAGAATCGCCATTGGAAAACACCGATGGACATGCATCACGTAGAGCCAAAAGATTACAGCAAGGCAATCGACAGTGCCAATGGTTCTGCAAGCCGCGATGCAAAGCACTGGTCTAAGAATGAACTCCCGTAAGCACACCAAGCGGCAGGCGCATAAGATCCATATCCATATCCATAAACGATTCTTCCGTCTTGCCCCTGAGAGGAAGCAGTGAGTTAGCCTGCAGCATAGAGAGACATGCCACAAGCGCTACCAAATGGTAGTACGGAATCCTGCCGCATGACCACCGGATTCACGGTTGAACCCTAATATGACCCCGCCACCATTGTCAGAAGAAGCCGCAGTGCGATATCCTGCCAGGTAATATACGGTGACATAGTATTTCCGTTATTAAGGCTGTCCTTTGCCTCCGGAAGAGCCGTAAATCTGGCCGGTGGCATAACTTGCATCCGCCGCGGCAAGCTGGACGTAAATGGAAGCAAGCTCGGCAGGCTGGCCGGGACGCTTCATCGGCGTATCGCCTCCGAAATGCTTAACCTTGCCTTGCGTAGCGCCGCCGCTTATCTGCAAGGGAGTCCAGATCGGTCCCGGCGCAACACCATTGACGCGAATGCCTTTGGAAGCGAATTGCTTGGCCAGCGATTTGACATAGTTCATCGTGGCGGCTTTGGTCTGCGCGTAATCATAGAGATCGGCAGACGGATCATAAGCCTGTTCCGATGCCGTGGCGATAATGGCGGAGCCGGGCTGCAGATGGGGAAGGGCGGCCTTGATAATCCAGAACGGGGCGTAAATATTGGTTTTCATCGTCCAGTCG
It encodes:
- a CDS encoding Nramp family divalent metal transporter, with the protein product MQSDTISSNAISESPDFIEIRRIVPVHAGAGVITRIKRYAGVGFLIAVGYMDPGNWATDIEAGSRFGYNLIGVVFLSGLIAMLMQTLCVRLGVASGKDLAQLCRERFPAKVNKTLWVLAQTAIIACDFAEVLGTALAIKLLFGLPLTVGILIAGCDIFILLYLQGKNMLRIEHIVLLLVMVISVAFAAEIVFSKPDWSKVASGFLPSAETWKSPQAWYIAIGILGATVMPHNLYLHSYAVRSREVKQGLTAKTDTIRLLILDTIITLGLACFVNASILLVTASAFHFTGHSDIVEIQDAYRMLSPVLGAAMASGIFALALFASGQSSTLTGTLAGQVIMRGFLNLRIPAWKQRFYTRMMAVLPAWICIAIMGEGSVGKLLVFSQVVLSMQLPFAIIPLLLFNTDRSIVGNWAMSGMLRTVSWCTGLGIAAANLFLIASVL
- a CDS encoding manganese catalase family protein; this encodes MFMHNKRLMYTVRVDRTDPRMANLILEQFGGPDGELAAAMRYFSQGLAEGDAGRKDMLLDIATEELSHLEVVGSLVVMLNKGVKGKMAEGMEAAELMADITGGTDSHTTALLYGGGVALTNSAGVPWTAAYVDSRAEPAADFRSNIAAEARAKIIYERLMNLCDDPGVKDALGFLMTREIAHQKSFEKALYAMQPNFPPGKRPGMPEFTNKYYNMSQGEGDMRGPWNEGDQWEFIDDPEEQMAVDGGDGTASAKLSGNERKLEEQLKARTLSDPSRNPTTGADLGAGPGAGKTKRVTQDA
- a CDS encoding erythromycin esterase family protein; translation: MNEDRIAAELDRYATRLTGGTDDYDEIISMAKNARFVLIGEESHGTHEFYNIRAAITQRLITELGFTAVAVEADWPDAYRINRYVRGDTTIDNAEDALSDFKRFPQWMWCNTEVRNFINWLYDYNHLTNSDVPQVGFYGLDLYSLNNSTEAVIRYLEKIDPEAAKRAKNRYGCFDAYGNDPQVYGYATALGVDENCERKIIEQLRELQENTFKYMQRDGALAGEEFFSAEQNARVVADAENYYRALFKGRPSSWNIRDTHMADTLDKLAEYLTKRHGKPAKIVVWAHNSHIGDASATDAGKRGETNIGQLTRERHAAETLLIGFSTYNGTVTASSDWDEPEEHKRVRNALPGSVEELFHRVEVDNFLLDLRANTEVRKLLSEPRLQRFIGVIYRPDTERWSHYYNVTLPREFDCIIHLDHTKALHPLTPGHLWKNVPYAAEETYPTGL
- a CDS encoding prepilin-type N-terminal cleavage/methylation domain-containing protein encodes the protein MYSSARRGTTQGFTLIELSIVLVIVGLIVGGILTGRDLIDAAAIRAQISQIEKYHTAVRTFQNKYGYLPGDIPNPAASNFGFPIARGSLAGEGDGNGILEGNCNNTAGSNLGIEEGCGETLVFWQDLNYASLVDGFSASGGAAPSETTNTAIYYPAVLPASKLASSIFVYTYSTSGTNYFGISSASNVGWFLVGGTDPGLSVVQAYNIDKKTDDGMPQSGSVTACYLNGNISTSNSIWAAGAGNQGANGGTGDCLTSTTATAYATTNCYDNNNVAGVQTYSLKQNATKPNCALSFRFQ
- a CDS encoding phosphoribosyltransferase, producing the protein MHQQFMKNMRIHDRRQAGLELANRLAAHAYESETLVLALPRGGVPVAFEIARKLHLPMDVFLVRKLGLPGHEELAIGAIADGGMRVLNEDVLSYLPVDKVVIDYIAAKEEQELERRRRTYRDDKPFPAVTGKQIILVDDGLATGSTMRAALKALKRMKPGRIIVAVPVAPESALADLPGADETICLMMPEPFYSVGVWYEQFDQTSDQEVLRSLHEAERFIPSEAA